One Companilactobacillus heilongjiangensis genomic window, TCATCAACTGGAACAATGCTTCAGCTAAAGTTGCCAGCACATTTAATGACACCTATTTTGTAGATATTAATAATTTGTATCAACCAAAAGGTATTACTAAGAAAATTAAGAAAACTGGCAGCAATCCATATCTATACACGAAGGACCACTTTCATCCAAATGGGACCGGTTATGATATGATGACAGACAAAGTCTTTGAGAAAGTAAACGGGACTACAAAGGAGTGGCTTTACAAGTAATCATGAAAAGAAATTATTGGAAATATGCGTTTATCGCTTTAGTAGCAATTATTGTCGTTGGTTTAGGATACATGGGTACGAAAGTTTTGAGTTCTTCAAAAGACAATTATCAAGTTTCTACAACCATTCCGGATCAAAATGAACGTGTCTTTACGGTTGACATGAACAAGCAAGAAGCCAATAAGATGGCTCAATATTATCTCAAGAACACTCTAAACGATGGTAAAACTGACTATCAATTGATTTTGAAAAAAGACGCTGAATTGACTGGTGCAATTGCCTTTTTAGGTGCCAAGATTCACTTTACAATTTTGATGCATCCATATGCCAAGACTAATGGTGATGTGCTTTTGAAAGCAAAAGAAATGAAGATTGGTGATTTATCATTGCCAATTTCCTTTGTAATGAATTATATTAAGAATAGCTTTAAGACTCCTGAATGGGTCAGCATCGATGGTAAACAGAAGACAATTCTTTTGAAGTTTACTAAATTCACTACTAAAGATGGCTACGGTATTCGTGCTAAAAAGATCGATTTGAAAAATAACAAATTGTCCTTTGAAGTAATGAATAGTAAAATTACGAATAACCAGTAGGAAGGAGTACATATGAGACGCAGTTTTTATGAGTTTTTAATGACTCTTCGCAATGCGGATAGTGTCGAACCAGAAGCAGAATTTGCGATGAATGCTTTTCGCGATACTTCTTTCCCCAAGCAAGAGCAAAATTATCAAAAGTTATCAGAATATTTAGAGTTGAATGCTGGGTACTTGCCTAGCATGACAATTTTTGACGAAGCATTTCAAAAGTATCAAGAAACAGATAAAAAATAAATTGACAGAAATAGGTGATGGTAATGGCACTACAATGGTATCCCGGACATATGAACAAGGCAAAAAATCAAGTACAAGATCGATTGAAATTAGTCGATATTGTATTGGAAATTGTTGATGCGAGATTGCCTTTCTCATCAAGAAACCCAGTTTTGGAAAATATTATTGATCAAAAGAAACACATCATTATTTTAAATAAATCTGATTTGGCCGACCCTAAGGTTACGAAAGATTGGAAACTCAACTTTCAACAAGAAGGTACTAACTCAATTGAGCTTGATGCCAAGCACAACAAAGGTTTAGGTCAAATTAAGAGTTTGATTAGATCTGAATTGTCAGATAAAATTGAACGTTACGAAAAAAATGGTGTCAAAAACTATCAGATTAAAGCTATGTGTATCGGAATTCCTAATGTTGGTAAATCTACCATTTTGAATCGACTTGTTGGTAAAAATGTTGCTGTTACCGGTAATAAACCTGGTGTCACTAAGAACCAGAATTGGTTGAAGACTAGTATCGGTATCGATTTATTGGATACACCAGGTATTCTTTGGCCAAAGATTGATGATCCCAAAGTTGGTATGAAATTGGCTTTATCCGGCGCTATCAAGGATAAAATCTATGCACCTGATGATGTTGCCATCTATGCCTTGAATTTCCTTGAGACCCACTATATGGACCAATTACAGGAAGCCTATGGTCTAACTAATGCTGATGTTTTCAATCATACGACTCCACAGCTATTGATGGACCTTACTAAAAAGTTTGGTTATAAGGAAGATTACGACCGTACATCACGTCGTATTATTGAAGATGTACGTAAGTTGAAATTAGGTCGTTTGACATTTGACATCCCTGGGGAGTTTTATGAAGAATAAGTACACTGTCAAAGCTGTTAAAGAAATACTAGCTGATAACGAGGTTGATAAAGAATTATTGGCTGAATTGTCTGAAGATTCACGCAGTGGCGTTAAAAATTTATTAGAGCAATATTATAAGGGACAGACTAAACGTCAGGAATTGATTACTCGTTTTCACCAAAAAGAGTTTCTAGAAAAGCCTTATTGGGACAATGGAGCAGTCGTTGCTGGTGTTGATGAAGTTGGTAGAGGACCGTTAGCTGGACCAGTTGTCACAGCAGCGGTTATTTTGCCGTCCGATAATACGCTTTATGAAGTTGACGATTCAAAAAAGTTATCTAGTACCAAGCGAGATGAACTTTATAGGCAGATTTGTGATCAAGCGATTGATATTAGTATTGGTGTCGGTAGTCCACATTTGATCGATACCCAAAATATTTATCATGCGACAGAATTGACAATGGCTGATTCCATCAATAATTTGTATCTCGAACCAGATCATATTTTAGTCGATGCGATGACTATACCAGTTGATATTCCACAGACCAAATTGATCAAAGGCGATGCTAAATCCTTGAGTATCGGTGCAGCAAGTATCGTTGCCAAAGTGGCCAGAGATCGTTTGATGACTATGTACAGCCATATTTATCCTGAATTTG contains:
- a CDS encoding YpmS family protein, which gives rise to MKRNYWKYAFIALVAIIVVGLGYMGTKVLSSSKDNYQVSTTIPDQNERVFTVDMNKQEANKMAQYYLKNTLNDGKTDYQLILKKDAELTGAIAFLGAKIHFTILMHPYAKTNGDVLLKAKEMKIGDLSLPISFVMNYIKNSFKTPEWVSIDGKQKTILLKFTKFTTKDGYGIRAKKIDLKNNKLSFEVMNSKITNNQ
- a CDS encoding YozE family protein produces the protein MRRSFYEFLMTLRNADSVEPEAEFAMNAFRDTSFPKQEQNYQKLSEYLELNAGYLPSMTIFDEAFQKYQETDKK
- the ylqF gene encoding ribosome biogenesis GTPase YlqF, whose translation is MALQWYPGHMNKAKNQVQDRLKLVDIVLEIVDARLPFSSRNPVLENIIDQKKHIIILNKSDLADPKVTKDWKLNFQQEGTNSIELDAKHNKGLGQIKSLIRSELSDKIERYEKNGVKNYQIKAMCIGIPNVGKSTILNRLVGKNVAVTGNKPGVTKNQNWLKTSIGIDLLDTPGILWPKIDDPKVGMKLALSGAIKDKIYAPDDVAIYALNFLETHYMDQLQEAYGLTNADVFNHTTPQLLMDLTKKFGYKEDYDRTSRRIIEDVRKLKLGRLTFDIPGEFYEE
- a CDS encoding ribonuclease HII; the protein is MKNKYTVKAVKEILADNEVDKELLAELSEDSRSGVKNLLEQYYKGQTKRQELITRFHQKEFLEKPYWDNGAVVAGVDEVGRGPLAGPVVTAAVILPSDNTLYEVDDSKKLSSTKRDELYRQICDQAIDISIGVGSPHLIDTQNIYHATELTMADSINNLYLEPDHILVDAMTIPVDIPQTKLIKGDAKSLSIGAASIVAKVARDRLMTMYSHIYPEFGFERNDGYGTKEHLKALDTVGRTKIHRLSFAPVKNIHKLY